From a single Bemisia tabaci chromosome 10, PGI_BMITA_v3 genomic region:
- the LOC109042297 gene encoding uncharacterized protein has translation MSPRQLLKNQKSKTMKRLKNCPGKQSNLAKPCRTNKSVAALKKEISCLKRNYSVLKLQLQEQKLEYATLNRKYVLLETEVEQLQISNATLKEENRQYEKLVSNTEPEIRACMTRMVETSQTLAGLQMAFNRHRSRQQLSKISGSMSKNSPTMGKNSVKHSKNVLNVAPRRKQAVRPMVQGLQIFTNLTIPLQRISLPNQATRRIPVPVVEAPQESEAVNIAAEPERPNPLSFEKHRRNLHFVKNIKSKPKHFVKGSKKDDCRHPKGDFKHSGSICMVPQLNFDDSSDSEPEPKVKRFMKPIVLIRDFKAPSVKSGKCNATDSTQAAKTSPNSFQSGQVDSNSHDPLEGTSKMYLSNSHIGPKRRIHPAFRRNSPISDSDSDSESPVKKSELPTPPRRELCSLKVNLKSATENDEISSQHYDNICTTLPTVTVNLSNNSAPISNVAKTNSGESFVSETQESGLAEQDASDDGNEDQIPDDVEMTQSLDS, from the exons ATGTCACCTCGGCAGTTACTGAAGAACCAAAAAAGCAAAACAATGAAACGTCTAAAAAATTGTCCAGGAAAGCAGTCAAATCTTGCAAAACCCTGTCGTACGAACAAAAGTGTTGCTGCTTTAAAGAAAG AAATCAGTTGTTTGAAACGGAACTACTCTGTTTTGAAATTACAACTGCAAGAGCAAAAGTTAGAGTATGCCACATTAAACCGAAAGTACGTCCTTTTAGAAACTGAGGTAGAGCAACTGCAGATCTCCAATGCAACtttgaaagaagaaaacagACAGTATGAGAAACTTGTCTCCAACACCGAACCGGAAATTCGAGCATGTATGACTCGGATGGTGGAGACATCTCAGACTTTGGCTGGTCTTCAGATGGCGTTCAATAGACATAGGTCTCGTCAGCAACTGTCAAAAATCAGTGGATCGATGTCAAAAAATAGTCCAACAATGGGAAAGAACTCAGTTAAGCATAGTAAGAATGTACTCAATGTGGCACCAAGGCGTAAACAGGCTGTGCGGCCGATGGTACAAGGactgcaaattttcacaaaCTTGACAATTCCCCTGCAGCGGATTTCATTACCTAACCAGGCTACCCGACGAATTCCTGTCCCTGTGGTTGAAGCTCCACAAGAATCAGAAGCAGTG AATATTGCTGCAGAGCCTGAAAGACCAAATCCTTTGTCATTTGAAAAACACCGCAGGAATCTTCATTTTGTCAAGAACATCAAGAGCAAGCCAAAACATTTCG TTAAAGGTTCAAAGAAAGATGACTGCAGGCATCCTAAAGGCGATTTCAAACATTCAGGCTCCATATGTATGGTCCCacagttaaattttgatgactCGTCTGATTCTGAACCGGAACCAAAAGTGAAGAGATTCATGAAACCGATTGTCCTCATCagagactttaaa GCTCCTAGTGTGAAAAGCGGAAAATGCAATGCCACAGATTCAACTCAGGCAgccaaaacttctccaaacagtTTCCAGTCTGGTCAGGTAGACTCCAATTCCCACGATCCTTTGGAAGGTACGAGTAAAATGTATTTAAGCAACTCTCACATTGGCCCTAAGAGGCGAATACATCCAGCGTTTAGAAGGAATAGTCCCATTTCAGACTCTGACTCAGATTCTGAAAGTCCCGTCAAGAAATCAGAGCTCCCGACTCCACCAAGAAGGGAACTATGTTCTCTTAAAGTAAATCTAAAGTCTGCAACCGAGAATGATGAAATAAGTTCCCAGCATTACGATAATATTTGTACTACACTGCCCACTGTAACTGTGAATTTAAGTAACAATTCAGCACCGATTTCTAATGTAGCCAAAACAAACTCTGGAGAATCCTTTGTCTCTGAGACACAGGAGAGTGGCTTAGCTGAGCAGGATGCAAGTGATGACGGTAATGAAGATCAAATTCCAGATGATGTTGAAATGACACAATCATTGGACtcatga